The Humulus lupulus chromosome 4, drHumLupu1.1, whole genome shotgun sequence genome has a window encoding:
- the LOC133833141 gene encoding uncharacterized protein LOC133833141 yields the protein MKDESTSHKEPKYKINKLEEINLAENPEEKKPVFISADLPVAMRGELIELLYRYRDVFAWTYEDMLGLDPKLVTHNLSTLPETRPIKQTPRNYRPEIQLQIKTEIEKLLKAGFIRTCKHPIWLANIVPVKKKNGKIRICVDYRDLNRACPKDDFPLPNLDTLIDATSNCEMFSFMDGFSGYNQIQMAQGDAEKTAFRTPFGNFYYSVMPFGLKNASATYQRAMTAIFHDMIHESVEVYVDDIVVKSQSKFNHIHDLEKEFQRCRKYKLKMNPLKCAFGVNAGKFLGFVVHKNGISIDEDKTKAILAIRVPQSSKELKSFLGKVSYLRRFIPALSKLTSPLQTLMQKGVPFGWGEKQQSSFDKIKTVLSSPQAMIAPLPKVPLLLYLAVTETSIGTLLAQEVDGKEKPVYYLSRRMKGAEINYPYVEKLCLALVYTAQRLRHYLVAHKVVIMTKADPIKFMLNKPIPSSRIARWILMLSEFDISVMYPRAQKSQALSDLLTYSSNNDKDWTPKEIPGGLPEAMVCDDEIQKKWVITFDGSSTSNGGGAGIVLTNPEGKNHTQAYKLSFDCTNNEAEYEALIFGMTVVLNMEVKRVVIKGDSKLIIQQVKGEFSVKEPSLAIYRAMVQESAKNFQECQFEHMPRTQNIYVDALATMASKVEVSETQNLVCKIINQKCSVILAYKRGFELEEWQQQIVNKLTEPKVTSFKERRHFIMIKDTLYHRSSDGVLARCLKQEEVIARMEEIHDITCGIEGPKLLRRLQRAGYYWENMEEDAASLQKDCPNCQLIFNSTEAILITEIDDWRRPYQEYFRDKVTPYDKKEKEKLLRHISKYCLKDNNDLYRKGFNGKLLRCISNEEAEEVMKEIHHGDCGEHQGGRKLYEEVVRIGYYWPTMEMDAMKFARECQKCQIFGNKIHAPAISLQSVTTPWPFHTWAMDLIGPISPPSQGRIWILAATECFTKWAEAIPLKKASTETVATFILEHIICRFGIPKRILSDNGTPFTGKATKKLLEDYQISHGKSTRYYPQGNGIPEAFNKLLL from the coding sequence ATGAAGGACGAGTCAACCTCACACAAAGAGCCAAAGTATAAGATCAATAAATTGGAAGAGATTAACTTGGCAGAAAACCCCGAAGAAAAGAAACCTGTGTTCATTTCGGCTGACTTACCTGTAGCAATGCGAGGTGAGTTGATAGAGTTATTATACAGATATCGAGATGTTTTTGCATGGACTTATGAAGATATGCTTGGATTAGATCCTAAATTGGTTACACATAATTTAAGTACCTTACCAGAGACTAGGCCTATAAAACAAACCCCAAGGAATTATAGGCCTGAAATTCAGCTTCAGATCAAGACAGAAATTGAAAAATTACTAAAAGCAGGATTCATTCGTACATGCAAGCATCCAATATGGTTGGCTAACATTGTCCCAGTAAAGAAGAAGAATGGGAAGATAAGAATTTGTGTCGACTATCGGGATCTTAACAGAGCTTGTCCAAAGGATGACTTTCCTTTGCCGAACCTTGATACTCTAATTGACGCTACATCAAACTGTGAGATGTTCTCTTTTATGGATGGGTTTAGTGGGTACAATCAAATTCAAATGGCTCAAGGAGATGCAGAAAAAACAGCCTTTCGAACACCATTTGGAAACTTTTACTACAGTGTTATGccatttggtttgaaaaatgctagcGCCACATATCAAAGAGCAATGACAGCAATATTCCATGATATGATACATGAAAGTGttgaggtatatgttgatgacattgtcGTCAAATCACAGAGCAAGTTCAACCATATTCATGACCTTGAGAAAGAATTCCAAAGATGTAGAAAGTACAAACTCAAgatgaatcccctcaaatgtgcCTTCGGCGTAAAtgcagggaaatttttgggattcgtCGTACATAAGAATGGTATAAGCATTGACGAAGACAAGACCAAAGCTATATTAGCCATAAGGGTACCACAGTCATCCAAAGAACTGAAAAGTTTTCTTGGAAAAGTATCATACCTACGACGTTTCATACCAGCTTTATCCAAACTCACAAGCCCGCTCCAAACATTAATGCAAAAGGGAGTGCCCTTTGGCTGGGGAGAAAAACAGCAAAGCTCATTTGACAAGATAAAAACTGTATTATCGTCCCCTCAGGCTATGATAGCGCCCCTACCAAAAGTTCCACTGCTATTATATTTGGCCGTTACTGAAACATCTATTGGGACGCTATTAGCACAGGAGGTTGATGGGAAAGAGAAACCTGTGTATTACCTCAGCAGGAGAATGAAAGGGGCCGAGATAAATTATCCGTATGTTGAAAAACTGTGTTTGGCCTTGGTGTACACAGCTCAACGATTGCGACACTACCTGGTAGCACATAAAGTAGTGATAATGACTAAAGCAGACCCCATAAAGTTCATGCTGAATAAACCCATACCTTCTAGTAGAATAGCTCGCTGGATACTAATGCTCAGCGAGTTCGATATCAGTGTCATGTACCCAAGAGCACAAAAAAGTCAAGCCTTGTCTGATTTGCTAACATATTCATCCAATAATGACAAAGATTGGACCCCAAAAGAAATCCCAGGAGGGTTACCTGAAGCTATGGTTTGCGATGACGAAATACAAAAGAAATGGGTAATAACATTTGATGGATCATCAACCTCCAATGGGGGAGGTGCAGGAATAGTATTGACCAACCCAGAAGGTAAGAATCATACTCAGGCATACAAATTGTCTTTTGATTGTactaataacgaggctgaatatgaggcaCTTATTTTTGGTATGACGGTTGTACTAAACATGGAAGTAAAAAGAGTTGTAATTAAAGGAGACTCTAAGCTCATCATCCAGCAAGTCAAAGGAGAATTTTCTGTGAAAGAACCATCACTGGCGATATATCGAGCAATGGTCCAAGAATCAGCAAAGAATTTTCAGGAATGTCAATTTGAACACATGCCTCGAACGCAAAATATATATGTTGATGCTTTAGCTACCATGGCTTCTAAGGTCGAGGTGTCTGAAACTCAAAATTTGGTATGCAAAATAATCAATCAAAAGTGTTCAGTTATCTTGGCATACAAAAGAGGGTTTGAACTCGAGGAATGGCAGCAACAAATAGTGAATAAACTTACCGAACCAAAAGTGACCAGTTTCAAAGAAAGACGACATTTCATTATGATTAAAGATACACTTTATCACCGATCCTCGGATGGAGTATTGGCAAGATGTCTAAAGCAAGAAGAAGTTATTGCACGAATGGAGGAAATTCATGATATTACTTGTGGGATAGAGGGCCCTAAATTATTAAGAAGGCTGCAAAGAGCGGGGTACTATTGGGAAAATATGGAGGAAGATGCTGCAAGTTTGCAAAAAGATTGCCCGAACTGTCAACTCATATTTAATAGCACTGAGGCGATCTTAATCACCGAAATCGATGACTGGAGGAGGCCATACCAAGAGTATTTTCGAGATAAAGTGACTCCTTATgataagaaagaaaaggaaaagttgCTAAGACATATAAGCAAGTATTGTTTAAAAGACAACAATGACCTTTATCGTAAAGGATTCAATGGGAAGTTGTTGCGTTGCATTAGCAATGAAGAAGCAGAGGAAGTTATGAAAGAAATCCACCATGGGGATTGCGGTGAACATCAAGGAGGACGAAAGCTGTATGAAGAAGTGGTGCGCATAGGGTACTATTGGCCAACCATGGAAATGGATGCCATGAAGTTTGCAAGAGAATGCCAAAAATGTCAAATTTTCGGGAACAAAATACATGCTCCAGCAATCTCTTTACAATCTGTGACTACTCCTTGGCCATTCCACACTTGGGCCATGGATCTCATAGGACCGATTTCACCACCTTCTCAAGGAAGAATTTGGATCTTAGCAGCAACAGAATGTTTTACAAAATGGGCGGAAGCAATCCCATTGAAAAAGGCCTCTACAGAAACTGTGGCAACTTTTATTCTAGAACACATTATTTGTCGATTTGGAATACCAAAAAGAATTTTGTCAGATAATGGTACACCTTTTACGGGAAAAGCGACGAAGAAGTTATTAGAAGATTATCAAATCTCCCATGGAAAGTCAACTAGGTACTACCCACAAGGGAATGGTATTCCTGAAGCTTTTAACAAGTTACTATTATGA